The Arthrobacter sp. OAP107 DNA segment CAAGGTGCCCGCCGGGAAAGGTGCGCTGCTAGGAAGACCGGGGCGGCGCCGTCGTACGCCTGACTATGAGGCGGTGCGGTGCGACGGTGGACTGCACCGAACCCGGGATCCCCAGGAGTTCGTCGAGCAGCATCTTGGTGCCAAGCTCAGCCTGCTCATCGGGCCGCTGCCCCACTGTGGTGAGCCCCATGGCGTCGGAAAAATCGTGGTCGTCGATGCCGATCACGGACAGGTCCTCGGGCACCCGGACGCCCACCCGGTTCGCTTCGAAGATGACCCCCATTGCCATTTCATCGGACGCGCAGAAGATGGCGGTGGGTTTGGCGCCTGGCTGGGCCCACAGCCGCCGGAACGCCTCCTGGCCGCTGCGGACGGTGAAGTCCCCCCACTCGTCCCACTCGGGCCGGACTTCCAGGCCCGCAGCTGACATGACGTCCTGGAAGGCCAGGATGCGGACCCGGGGAACATCGAAGTTGAGGTCCGTTTCGTCGTCACCATGCAGCAGTGCGATGTCCCGGTGGCCGAGCCCGATCAGGTGCTTGACGGCGGTGGACGCTGCGGCATAGTCGTCAATGCCGATGTACGCACATTCCTCGACATGGCCGCCCACCACCACCAGCGGAATGTCGATCTTCTGCAGGTGGTCCAGCTCATCCCGCGTCAGTGCCATACACAGGACCAGGAGGGCGTCGATCTGCTTGTAGACCATGGTCTTGCTGAAGAGCCGCTCGCGGTGGCTGCCATGTCCGCCCAGGTTGAACAGGGAAAGGTTGTATTGCCGGGCGTGCAGTTCGCGGTCCGCACCCTCGATGGCCTTTGAGAAGAACCACCGGCTCACAAAGGGAGCCAGCACGCCAATGGTTTTGGTGCGCCCGGT contains these protein-coding regions:
- a CDS encoding LacI family DNA-binding transcriptional regulator; the protein is MARTTERAQRGGHSGVSIEDVAAAAGVSTATVSRAVRGLPRVSPATREKILEVAAALGYVASSSASGLATGRTKTIGVLAPFVSRWFFSKAIEGADRELHARQYNLSLFNLGGHGSHRERLFSKTMVYKQIDALLVLCMALTRDELDHLQKIDIPLVVVGGHVEECAYIGIDDYAAASTAVKHLIGLGHRDIALLHGDDETDLNFDVPRVRILAFQDVMSAAGLEVRPEWDEWGDFTVRSGQEAFRRLWAQPGAKPTAIFCASDEMAMGVIFEANRVGVRVPEDLSVIGIDDHDFSDAMGLTTVGQRPDEQAELGTKMLLDELLGIPGSVQSTVAPHRLIVRRTTAPPRSS